The Bacillota bacterium DNA segment GCCGAGGACGCAAGCCGCGCGGACCCCGCGTTCCTCCTGGAGTTCGCCATGGCCGCGAAAGGCGCGGGAGCGAACAGGTTGCGCTATTGCGACACCGTCGGGTTTCTGGATCCCCTGGCGACATACGACCGCATCAAGGCTCTCCACGAGCAGACCGGCCTTGACATCGAGACGCACGCCCACAACGACTTCGGGATGGCGACCGCCAATACGTTGGCGGGCGTGAGGGCGGGCGCAAAGTACGTGGGGGTCACGGTCAACGGCCTCGGCGAGCGAGCCGGCAATGCGGCTCTCGAGGAGGTCGTGATGGCGCTCAAGCACATATACGGCATGGACCTCGGGATCAAGACCACCAGATTCAGGGAGGTCTCCGAGTACGTGGCCCGGGCCTCGGGCAGGGAGATCCCTCCCTCGAAACCCATTGTCGGCACGAACACGTTCGCTCACGAGTCGGGAATACACGCGGACGGCGTCTTGAAGAACCCTAAGACCTACGAGGTCTTTCCCCCTGAGGAAGTGGGCCTTCAGAGACAGATCATCATAGGAAAACACTCTGGAAAGCACGCCCTCAAAGCAAAGTTCCTTGAATACGGCATCAATCTAACCGACCAGGAAGCAGCGGCCATGCTGCCCGCGGTGCGCGCAACCGCGGTGAACCTCAAGCGTCCGCTGTTCGACAAGGAGCTTGTATATATATACGATGACGCGAAGAGGGAGATGTCTGCTCGCAAGTAGACGCCCGAGATCGGGCAAGGACGTGTGATCGAGCATCGTTCCACGAGGGGCGTATCACGAGGGGCGTATGAGGGAGCATCGTTGTCTTGGGTAAGACCATCGCAGAGAAGATCATCTCAAGCCATTCAGGTACGGACGCGCGCGCGGGAGACATAGTCATTGCCAACGTGGATTTCGTCATGGGGCAAGACGGAACGTCGCCTTTGGCGATCAAGGCCTTTCGCGACATGGGTGGGAAGAAGGTCTTCGATCCCTCGAAGGTCGCCATGGTGATAGACCACGGCGCGCCCAGTCCGAACGAGGGCACAGCGAACCTGCACAGGCTCATGAGGGATTTCGCCAAGGAGCAGACTTTCGTCGTGTACGATGTCGGCGAGGGCGTGTGCCACCAGCTCATGCCCGAGCGCGGGCACGTCCTGCCAGGAGACCTGGTAGTCGGGGCCGATTCCCACACGTGCACCTACGGCGGAATCGGTGCCTTTTCCACGGGAGTGGGGTCCACGGACCTCGCGGCGACCCTCATTACTGGAAGGACATGGCTCAAGGTCCCCCAAAGCATGAAGATAGTGCTCAAAGGAAGGCTCCCGGTGGGCACGTATGGCAAGGACCTGGCGCTCTACGTCGCCGGCAAGGTCACAGCCTCCGGGGCGACGTACATGTCATGCGAGTACTGCGGGGAAGTGGTGGACCGCCTCGGAGTGGATGCCAGGCTGACGCTGTGCAACATGGCGGTTGAGATGGGCGCGAAGGCGGGGATCATCGCGCCCAGCGATGAGGTGCTCTCGTGGGTGCGCAGCCGATCGGGGAGGACGCCTCGCCCGGTGTTCGCAGACGAAGACGCCCGCTACACGGACGTGCGTGAGTTCGACGTCTCGCATCTCGCGCCGCAGGCTGCGCGTCCGCATCAAGTGGACAACGTGTGCGACGTTCAAGACCTCTCATCAGTTGAGATCCAACAAGCCTTCATCGGAACCTGCACGAACGGTCGGCTGGAAGACCTGCGCGTCGCCGCCTCGATACTCGAGGGAAGGACCGTGTGCCGATCTGTGCGGCTGGTGGTCGCGCCCGCTTCGAGACAAGTGCTCTTGGCTGCCTTGCATGAAGGTATACTGGAGATCCTGCTGAAGGCGGGCGCCACGGTGCTCCCTCCCGGATGCGGACCGTGCGTCGGCACCCACGGTGGCGTGCCTGCGGACGGCGAGGTCGTAGTATCCACGGCCAACCGCAACTTCAGAGGGAGGATGGGCAACCCGGCCGCAGAGATATACCTTGCGTCCCCGGCGACGGTGGCGGCCTCGGCTGTGACGGGGAGGATCACGGACCCGAGAGGGTTCCTAGGGTGAAGCTCCTTGCGCATCTCCACGATGAGAAGTCGGGCGGGCTTTGCGCCCGTCCAGCGGAGGCGAAGGCCGCATGCTCTTGAGAGGAAAGGCCCACAAGTTCGGCGATGACGTCAATACCGATTACATCATCGCCGGCAAGTACAAATTCAAGACGCTCGACATGGACGAGCTCGCAAAGCACGTCATGGAGGACCTCGACCCGGAGTTTCACGCGAGGCTCGCTCCCGGGGACTTCGTCGTGGCGGGTAGGAACTTCGGATGCGGTTCCTCGCGCGAGCAAGCACCGCTCGCATTGGTGCACGCAAGGGTGGGAGCGGTGATCGCATCATCCTTCGCGAGGCTCTTTTATAGGAACGCGGTGAACACAGGCTTACCCGTCGTGGAATGCGACACCTGCCTCATCTCCAACGGAGATGAACTACAGGTGGACCTGGACCACGGCGAGGTGCTCAATCTCACTCGCGGCGTTACCGTGAGCGCTGCTCCGCTACCCCCATTCATGCAACGGATCTTTGAGGACGGAGGCCTCGCGGCGCACGTCCGCAAGCACGGTGGCTATTGCCTTGGCCTCTAGCGCTTCCCTGGGAAGATCGGAACGGGCCGAAGACCTTCATCCCACGACGGTTTCCAGAGACCTCGTTCCTCCCGCAGGCGAAGAAGACCGCGCGCTCTCAACGCTCTTGAGTCCAGAGCCCCCGATGCCCAGTCCTGACGACCTGGGTTAGAGGAGTCGGAGGGATCCATCGTGTTGCACAAAGTAACGCTCATCCATGGCGACGGCATCGGCCCGGAGGTAGTCGCTGCCGCAAGGCGTGTGATCGAAGCCACGGGTGTCGACATCGAGTGGGAAGAAGTCCAGGCAGGCGCTGAGATGGCCAAGCGGCTCCGCACTCCCCTGCCCGACGAAGTCATCGAGTCGTTGCGAAGGACGGGCATCGCGCTCAAAGGACCCATCACGACACCGGTGGCCGGAGGCTTCCGCAGTGTCAACGTGGGTCTGCGGGTCGCTCTCGATCTCTACGCAAACGTCCGACCCATCAAGACTCTGCCCTGCGTGCGCGGAAAGCATGACCGGGTGGACATCGTGATCTTCCGGGAAGCCACCGAGGACGTGTACGCCGGCAGAGAGCGTTGGGTGGACGAGAACACGGCTGAGACCGTCAAGGTCATCACCCGCAGAGGCTCCGAGCGCATCGCGCGGGCTGCGATGGAGTTCGCGAGGAGAGAGAGACGCCGCCGGGTGACTTGCGGACACAAGGCCAACATCATGAAATTCACAGACGGCCTCTTCCTCCGCTGCGCCCGCTCGGTCGCACGCGGCTACCCGGATATCCAGTTCGACGACCGTATCATAGACGCCCTCTGTATGCAGTTGGTCATGGCGCCCGAAGCCTTTGACGTGCTGCTCCTGCCGAACCTGTACGGAGACATCGTCTCAGATCTCGCGTCTGGTCTCGTGGGCGGGTTGGGAGTCGCTCCAGGCGCCAACATGGGTGACGGGATCGCGGTGTTCGAGCCTGTCCACGGGAGCGCTCCCGAACTCGCCGGACTCGGCGTCGCAAACCCCGTCGCCACCATCCTGTCAGGCGCGATGATGCTGAGTTACCTGGACGAACGGGAGAGCGCCGCGGCTGTCGAGGTCGCCGTATCGAGGGTCCTGACCGAAGGTCGCTGGCTCACGCCCGACCTCGGCGGGAGTGCCTCCACCAGGCAGATGACAGACGCCATAGTGGCCGCCCTTGAGTCATCCCAGCGCCCTGCTAGCGCTCCACGTTGACGCGTTCCGGGTTGAAGCGTCGAAGCCTGAGGGAGTTGGTCACGACCGACACCGACGAGAACGCCATGGCCGCCCCTGCGATCACGGGGGACAACAGGCCGAACGCCGCGAGCGGAATGCCAATGACATTATACGCGAAAGCCCAGAACAAGTTCTGGCGGATGGTGGCCATGGTTCTCCTGCTTAGGCGAATGGCTGCGGCCACCGCGCGAAGGTCCCCTCGGATCAGCGTGATGTCCGCCGCCTCCATTGCGATGTCCGTGCCGGTTCCCATCGCTATTCCGACATCGGCAGCAGCGAGGGCGGGCGCGTCGTTGATGCCATCGCCGACCATGGCGACGACCCTTCCTTCGCCGCGGAGCCGCTCAACCTCTCTGGCCTTTTCGCTCGGAAGCACCTCGGCAAGGACCCTGTCGATTCCGACCTCGCGCGCGATAGCCCGAGCTGTGCGCTCGTTATCCCCTGTTATCATGATCACGTCCACGCCGAGGGCGTGGAGCTCCCGCACGGCTTCCTTCGAGGTCTCCTTGACGGTGTCCGCCAAACCAATGACGCCGAGAGCCATCCCGTTCGCCGCCACGAACATGGCGGTCTGCCCTTGGGCTTCCATTGAGCGTCTCGCCTTTTCGACGTCCTCTGTCACGCTCACGCCGTTCTCTTGAAGGAGACGCCAGGTCCCCGCGAGCACCACGGCCCCGCGCACGTGGGCTCTGACTCCCTTTCCCGGAATTGCCTCGAATCGCTCCGGCTCCGCAGGCGTTATCC contains these protein-coding regions:
- the nifV gene encoding homocitrate synthase is translated as MKDRHKKVFLVDTTLRDGEQTAGVVFALTEKLRIARMLDEIGVDQIEAGIPAMGGDEKEAVRAIAHAGLEASVMAWNRAVISDLDASIECGVDAVAISISTSDIHIFHKLRMTRDQVLDAMTQAVVYAAQHGLYISVNAEDASRADPAFLLEFAMAAKGAGANRLRYCDTVGFLDPLATYDRIKALHEQTGLDIETHAHNDFGMATANTLAGVRAGAKYVGVTVNGLGERAGNAALEEVVMALKHIYGMDLGIKTTRFREVSEYVARASGREIPPSKPIVGTNTFAHESGIHADGVLKNPKTYEVFPPEEVGLQRQIIIGKHSGKHALKAKFLEYGINLTDQEAAAMLPAVRATAVNLKRPLFDKELVYIYDDAKREMSARK
- a CDS encoding 3-isopropylmalate dehydratase large subunit, which produces MAEKIISSHSGTDARAGDIVIANVDFVMGQDGTSPLAIKAFRDMGGKKVFDPSKVAMVIDHGAPSPNEGTANLHRLMRDFAKEQTFVVYDVGEGVCHQLMPERGHVLPGDLVVGADSHTCTYGGIGAFSTGVGSTDLAATLITGRTWLKVPQSMKIVLKGRLPVGTYGKDLALYVAGKVTASGATYMSCEYCGEVVDRLGVDARLTLCNMAVEMGAKAGIIAPSDEVLSWVRSRSGRTPRPVFADEDARYTDVREFDVSHLAPQAARPHQVDNVCDVQDLSSVEIQQAFIGTCTNGRLEDLRVAASILEGRTVCRSVRLVVAPASRQVLLAALHEGILEILLKAGATVLPPGCGPCVGTHGGVPADGEVVVSTANRNFRGRMGNPAAEIYLASPATVAASAVTGRITDPRGFLG
- a CDS encoding 3-isopropylmalate dehydratase small subunit, whose translation is MLLRGKAHKFGDDVNTDYIIAGKYKFKTLDMDELAKHVMEDLDPEFHARLAPGDFVVAGRNFGCGSSREQAPLALVHARVGAVIASSFARLFYRNAVNTGLPVVECDTCLISNGDELQVDLDHGEVLNLTRGVTVSAAPLPPFMQRIFEDGGLAAHVRKHGGYCLGL
- a CDS encoding isocitrate/isopropylmalate dehydrogenase family protein, encoding MLHKVTLIHGDGIGPEVVAAARRVIEATGVDIEWEEVQAGAEMAKRLRTPLPDEVIESLRRTGIALKGPITTPVAGGFRSVNVGLRVALDLYANVRPIKTLPCVRGKHDRVDIVIFREATEDVYAGRERWVDENTAETVKVITRRGSERIARAAMEFARRERRRRVTCGHKANIMKFTDGLFLRCARSVARGYPDIQFDDRIIDALCMQLVMAPEAFDVLLLPNLYGDIVSDLASGLVGGLGVAPGANMGDGIAVFEPVHGSAPELAGLGVANPVATILSGAMMLSYLDERESAAAVEVAVSRVLTEGRWLTPDLGGSASTRQMTDAIVAALESSQRPASAPR